The proteins below are encoded in one region of Silene latifolia isolate original U9 population chromosome 2, ASM4854445v1, whole genome shotgun sequence:
- the LOC141629355 gene encoding alpha-farnesene synthase-like — protein MGSQAYDVAHERRSANYKPNIWSFDFVQSLRSQFTDVVYKSWAEKLKEEFMHTLNEEEELSMVHIVDIISKLGLSGVFTKFIKDALDFIASNMNMTTAGSKDDMLKTALCFRLLRQHGYHVSQEVLVHFIDEMVPCKEEVGYDLTTKVLELFEASHLAMEGDEILMKAKHFSYQYLVDSRHHQYLNDDNLSQQVTHSLKGPCHWRVVWFDVVHQIHAYEKQVNNNTNKILVELAKLNFNITQSMLIEELKQLSRWWNDLGLIESINFSRDRLVESFLWTIGIAFEPQYALLRKCLTKVATFILVIDDLYDIYGSLEELNCFTMAVERWDSEELQQLPECIKICFEALRTTTAAITDEIQREKDCDDISIYLNTAWGDFCKGLLSEARWYNTNHIPSLEEYLRSAWITSSGPLLSLVTLLCTTDNESDSLKDKLLENQDLVYYISLIIRLSNDLGTSAAELERGDSPSSILCYMVEAKATEEMAKLHVKKIISDTWKKINKELLNASPKQQPRVNLIINIARVCQFIYREGDGFSVPNKDTRKQIKGLLIEPIQLTMD, from the exons ATGGGCAGTCAAGCATATGACGTAGCTCATGAACGTCGTTCTGCTAATTATAAGCCAAATATATGGAGCTTCGATTTTGTTCAGTCACTTAGATCTCAATTCACA GATGTTGTTTACAAATCATGGGCTGAGAAGCTCAAGGAGGAGTTTATGCATACATTGAATGAAGAAGAAGAGTTGTCCATGGTGCATATTGTTGACATCATATCAAAATTAGGATTGTCTggtgttttcacaaaatttatcaagGATGCGCTTGACTTCATTGCGTCTAATATGAACATGACAACTGCTGGTTCCAAGGACGATATGCTGAAAACTGCACTATGTTTTCGACTTCTTCGACAGCATGGCTATCATGTGTCACAGG AGGTTCTTGTTCATTTCATTGATGAAATGGTTCCGTGTAAGGAAGAAGTTGGTTATGACCTTACTACAAAAGTTCTTGAGCTGTTTGAGGCCTCGCATCTAGCTATGGAAGGCGACGAGATTTTAATGAAAGCCAAACATTTTTCATACCAGTATCTCGTAGACAGTCGTCATCATCAGTATTTGAATGATGACAATCTTTCTCAACAAGTAACTCATTCCTTGAAGGGTCCATGTCACTGGAGAGTGGTATGGTTTGATGTCGTACATCAAATTCATGCTTATGAGAAGCAAGTGAATAACAATACGAATAAGATCTTAGTTGAGTTAGCTAAGCTCAATTTCAACATTACCCAATCCATGCTCATAGAAGAACTGAAACAACTGTCCAG GTGGTGGAATGATCTGGGGCTTATAGAAAGTATCAACTTCTCTAGAGATCGATTAGTCGAAAGTTTCCTGTGGACAATTGGAATTGCATTTGAACCACAGTATGCACTACTCAGGAAATGCCTTACCAAAGTCGCAACTTTTATACTGGTTATAGATGATCTTTATGACATATATGGCTCTCTGGAAGAACTTAATTGCTTCACCATGGCTGTGGAGAG ATGGGATTCCGAAGAATTGCAGCAACTTCCTGAATGCATAAAGATTTGCTTCGAGGCCCTGAGAACAACTACTGCTGCAATAACCGATGAGATTCAGAGAGAAAAAGACTGTGATGATATATCCATTTACTTGAACACTGCA TGGGGTGATTTTTGCAAAGGTCTACTATCAGAAGCAAGGTGGTATAACACAAATCATATACCATCTCTTGAAGAATATCTTAGATCAGCATGGATAACTTCATCCGGCCCATTGCTTTCTCTGGTCACTCTTCTATGTACTACTGATAATGAATCAGATTCGCTGAAAGATAAACTGCTAGAGAATCAAGATCTCGTATACTACATTTCACTAATTATTCGACTCTCCAATGATTTAGGAACTTCAGCG GCGGAGCTTGAGAGAGGAGACTCGCCATCATCTATCTTATGTTACATGGTGGAAGCGAAGGCGACAGAGGAGATGGCTAAGTTACATGTAAAGAAGATAATAAGTGATACTTGGAAGAAAATCAATAAGGAGTTATTGAACGCCTCCCCAAAGCAACAACCACGTGTGAATCTGATCATAAATATCGCACGTGTTTGTCAATTTATATATCGGGAAGGAGATGGTTTTAGTGTTCCAAACAAAGATACTCGGAAACAGATCAAAGGTTTATTGATTGAACCTATCCAACTTACAATGGATTGA